A genomic segment from Glycine soja cultivar W05 chromosome 18, ASM419377v2, whole genome shotgun sequence encodes:
- the LOC114397084 gene encoding uncharacterized protein LOC114397084, protein MFYSSGLPFHLARNPHYRKAFAYAANNQINGYQPLGYNKLRTTLLQNDRRHVENLLQPIKNAWSQKGVSIVSDGWSDPQRRSLINFMVVTESGPMFLKAIDCSNEIKDKDFIAKHMREVIMEVGHSNVVQIVTDNAAICKAAGDAMFVKNFVMSHSMRLSIAPTRFASTIVILKRFKQLKKGLQEMVISDQWSSYREDDVAKAKFVKDTLLDDKWWDNVDYILSFTSTIYDVLRRTDTEASSLHLVYEMWDSMIEK, encoded by the exons ATGTTTTACTCTTCGGGGCTGCCTTTTCATTTAGCAAGAAATCCTCATTATAGGAAGGCATTTGCCTATGCTGCCAACAATCAGATCAATGGTTACCAACCTCTAggttataataaattaaggacAACATTACTTCAAAATGATAGAAGACATGTGGAGAATTTGttacaaccaattaaaaatgcaTGGAGCCAGAAGGGTgtgagcattgttagtgatggATGGAGTGATCCGCAAAGAAGATCTCTTATTAATTTCATGGTTGTCACGGAGAGTGGACCTATGTTTTTGAAGGCCATTGATTGTTCAAATGAGATCAAAGACAAGGATTTCATTGCCAAACATATGAGGGAGGTAATTATGGAGGTTGGGCACTCAAATGTTGTGCAAATAGTGACGGATAATGCAGCCATTTGTAAAGCAGCAG GTGATGCAATGTTTGTGAAAAACTTTGTAATGAGTCACTCTATGAGACTATCCATTGCTCCAACAAGATTTGCCTCCACTATTGTAATACTCAAGAGATTCAAGCAATTGAAGAAAGGACTCCAAGAGATGGTCATTAGTGACCAATGGTCTTCTTATAGGGAAGATGATGTTGCAAAGGCTAAATTTGTGAAAGATACTTTGTTGGATGATAAATGGTGGGATAATGTTGattatattctttctttcactaGCACTATCTATGATGTTCTTAGAAGAACGGATACGGAAGCTTCATCTCTCCATCTAGTATATGAGATGTGGGATTCAATGATTGAAAAGTAG
- the LOC114397085 gene encoding uncharacterized protein LOC114397085 gives MVKLGRGRRSPSDSIFGSSSRSSSPSDSRSSSHPRTLSRSRSPSCSKSSSPLSSSSSRSSRSRNPPPQRRRRFMPLLFEMQAQIDGNAMKARFTLPPRQKVSPPPKVYVDTPRTDNASANVDKDGPKRVELEARDESYDVIIGDLPDPIDGGPCYKLYTKC, from the exons ATGGTGAAACTTGGGCGAGGTCGTCGCTCTCCCTCCGATTCCATTTTTGGCTCCTCCTCTCGCTCCTCTTCCCCCTCCGACTCCCGTTCCTCCTCTCACCCACGCACCCTTTCTCGGTCCCGCTCTCCCTCGTGCTCCAAATCCTCTTCCCCCTTATCCTCTTCTTCGTCCCGAAGCTCACGCAGCCGCAATCCTCCCCCGCAGAGGCGTCGAAG ATTTATGCCTTTGCTTTTTGAAATGCAGGCCCAAATAGATGGCAATGCCATGAAGGCAAGATTTACTCTACCTCCAAGGCAGAAAGTTTCACCACCCCCAAAGGTTTATGTTGACACCCCCAGGACTGATAATGCTAGTGCAAATGTTGACAAGGATGGACCAAAGCG GGTTGAACTAGAAGCTAGAGATGAGAGCTATGATGTGATAATTGGTGACTTGCCAGACCCAATTGATGGAGGTCCTTGCTATAAACTTTACACCAAGTGTTga